The Zingiber officinale cultivar Zhangliang chromosome 9A, Zo_v1.1, whole genome shotgun sequence genome window below encodes:
- the LOC122021561 gene encoding WD-40 repeat-containing protein MSI4-like, producing the protein MIIFFLRFVDKSVHMFDQRNLTSGGVGAPVHKLDGHKVAVLYVQWFLDKASIFRRAAEDGFLNIWDYEVYKSQVLQS; encoded by the exons ATGATCATATTTTTTCTCAGGTTTGTTGATAAGTCTGTGCATATGTTTGATCAACGTAACCTAACTTCTGGTGGTGTTGGTGCACCAGTACACAAACTTGATGGTCACAAGGTTGCTGTTCTCTATGTTCAG TGGTTTCTTGACAAAgcatcaatttttagaagagctgCTGAGGATGGCTTCCTCAATATATGGGATTATGAAG tttacaaatctcaagtactccagagttga